CGCGCGCGCTGGCGTTCCTAGCCGCTCGCCGCGGTCGCGGCGGCAGGTACCCACTTCTGGCGATGTAGGCGGCCCCCGGCGTTCCTAGGTTGGCCACGAGGCCGGTGCACGTCCGGGGCGGACCCGGGTCGAGCCGGTCGAGGAGGCGACATGAAGGTCCTGCTCGTGTGCTCGTCGGGCGGCCACCTGGCCCAGCTCATGGCCCTGCGGCCGTGGTGGTCCCAGCACCAACGGCACTGGGTCACCTTCGACACCGCCGACGCCGTCAGCAAGCTCGACGGGGAGTCGGTCAGCTGGGCCCACCACCCCACCACCCGCAACGTGAAGAACCTCGTGCTCAACACCGGACTGGCGGTCCGCACCATGGCCCGCGAGCGGCCCGACGTGGTGGTCACCACCGGGGCGGCGGTCGCGGTCCCGTTCGTCTGGTTGCACCGCCCCTTCGGCGCCGCCTCGGTCTACCTCGAGGTCTTCGACCGGATCGAGACCCGCACCCTGACCGGCCGCCTCTGCCGGCCCGCGACCGATCTCTTCCTGGTCCAGTGGCCCGAGCAGCAGAGCCTGGTCCGCGGCAGCGTGCTGCTCGGCGGTGTCTGGTGACCGGCCCGCTGGTGGCCGTCCTGGTCGGCACCGACCACCACGACTTCAGCCGGCTCGTGGGGTGGGTCCACGACCTGGCCACGCGGCCCGTCCGGCACGGCCTGGAGGGCGCCTCCTGGACCCTCCAGCACGGGGCGACCCCGGTGGTGGGTCCGTTCCCCCCGGCGGTGCGGGCCGTCGAGCTGCTCGGGATCCACGAGCTCGAGGACCTGCTCTCCCGGGCCGCCGCCGTGGTCACGCACGGGGGACCGGGGCTGATCATGGAGGCGCGTGCCCTGGGCCACCTGCCGCTGGTGGTGCCGCGCGACCCTCGGCTCGGGGAGCACGTGGACGACCACCAGCAACGCTTCGCCCGACGCGCCGCCGAGGCCGGCCTCGTGCAGGCGGTGGGTTCGGTCGAGGAGCTCGCGGTGGGGCTGCGTCGCCGCCTCCGTCGCCCCGTGGACGCCGCCGGCGCCCGGCCGGCCATGGCCGGCGCCGGCGGCGCGGGGTCAGAGGCAGGGGCCGGCGCGGTCGCCCGCTTCGGTCAGCTGATGGACGAGCTCGTCAGGCCGCGTTGACCCGTGGCGACGCTGCTCGGCGAGATCGCCCGGCCCACCTCGGCCGGGACGGTCCCCGCCACGCCCCGGCTGAGACCGGACCGCCTGCTGCCCTGGGGCGACGGCCTGGCGGGTGCCGTGGCCGGCGGGGTCGGCCTCGGGCAGACCCCGCTGGGGCCGTGGCCGGTGGCCGCGGTGGCGATCGCCGTGGGCTGGACGCTGCTCCTGGCCTGGTTCCGGGCCTACGACCGGGTGTCGATGGCCCTGCCCGCGGTGCGGCACGCCGTGCCGCAGGCGGGCCTGGCGCTGGTCGGTCTCCCGCTGCTGCCGGCCGCGCTGCTCGGCGCCCGGGTGAACGCCCCCGTCCTGCTGGGGATGGCGGCCTGGTGCGCGGCCAGCGCGGTGCTGCTGCGCCTGCCGGCACGACGCCACCCCGCCAGGCTCGTGGTGGCCGGCCACCACGACGGCGTACGCCGGACGATGCACGCCCTGGAGCGGGACCCTCGCGTGCAGGTGGTGGGCGCCTGCGTGGCAGGTGCCCGCGGCGACCGTGGGCTGCCGGTGCCGACCGACGTGGGGTTCGAGCGCCTGCCCGAGCTGGCCCGACGCCTCGATGCCGACGGTGTCGTCGTGCTGCCCTGCCGGCACCTCGACGCCCCTCGGCTACGGCGGCTCGGGTGGACCCTCGAGCAGGAAGGGGTCCACCTCCTGCTCAGTCCCGGGCTGGTCGACGTGACGCGGGGGCGCGGTCACCTGCGCGAGTACGGCGACCTCGGGCTGCTCCACGTCCGGCACCCCGACCTCGTCGGGCCGCGCCGCGTGGTCAAGGAGGTGGGCGAGCGGGCCCTGGCCGCGACGGCGCTGCTGGTCGCGAGCCCGCTCCTGGTGTGCCTGGCGCTGCTCGTGCGCCTCGACACCCCCGGGCCGGCCTTCTTCACCCAGGAGCGGGTCGGCCGGCACGGTCGGGTGTTCCGGATGATCAAGCTGCGCAGCATGGTGCCGGACGCGAGCCACCGGCTGGCGATGCTGCTCGAGGACAACGAGGCCGACGGGGAGCTGTTCAAGATCCGTGCGGACCCCCGCGTGACCCGCCTGGGCCGCTGGCTGCGGCGTACGTCGTTGGACGAGCTGCCGCAGCTGGTCAACGTGGTCCTGGGCGACATGGCACTGGTCGGGCCCCGGCCGCCGCTGCCCCACGAGGTGGCGGGCTACGACGGCGACGCCCGTCGCCGGCTGGTGGTCAAGCCCGGACTCACCGGGTTGTGGCAGGTCTCGGGCCGCTCGGACCTCTCCTGGTCCGACACCGTGCGGCTGGACCTGCGCTACGTCGACAACTGGTCGCTGGGCCTGGACGCCGCGATCCTGGCGCGCACCCTGCGGGCGGTCGCGACCGGTCGCGGTGCCTACTGAGGCCGACGCTCGACCGGGCCGCCGCGCCCCACGGGGAGCGAGCGTCGGTAGGCCGCGACGGCCGCGAGCTGCGAGCTCACCTCCAGCTTGCGCAGCACCGCCTTCACCTGGCTGCGCACCGTGCCCTCGCTGACCCCCGTGAGGTCGGCGATGGCGCGGACGGTCAGCCCGTCGTAGAGCAGGGCCAGCACCGAGTGCTCGCGAGGGGAGAGACGGCGCATCCGCTGCTCCTCGGCGAGCCGGGCGGCGTCGTCCGCCCGCCACTCGCGGATCCGACGCTCGCGGTCGGCCCTGCTCATCACGAGCCGCCGCGCCATCAGCGCGTGCAGGGTGTGCACGAGCTGCTCGAGCGGGATCGTGGTCGGGACCACGGCCTGCAGCCCCGCGGCGACCAGCTCGCCCCACGCGACGTCCTGGGGGTCGTTGACCAGCAGCAGCCAGGGCATCGGCAGGGCCGAGACGAGGCCGGCGGCCTGCGTACGACGGCGCGGGTCGTCCAGGTCCCCCACGACCAGGCCGGCCATCGGCCGGTGGGCCATCACCTGGCGGCGGGCCGCCGCATCCAGCCGCGAGCGGGGCCAGAGCATGGCCTGGACGAGGAAGTCCCGGCTCTCGAGCGCGACGCGGACGGCGTCGCCGACCAGGGGCTGGTCCGACACCAGCACCAGCCGCACCCGCGGGGGGCGCAGGCCCGGGGTCTGCCCGCGGCCGGCGGGGCCGGTGGTCACGGCTGAGGGTCCGAGACCGCGACCACGACGTTGTCGATCCAGCCGTTGAACTGATCGGTGGAGGACACGGTGACCTCACCGTCGTCACCGACCTTCGTGCCCACTGTCAGGGGGGTGCGTCGTGGGAAGGAGACCGCGCCGGTCACACCGTCGGCTGTCGCCACCGCGGTCTCGGCCCGCCGCCCCTCCAGGGGGCGCAGGGACAGCGTGAGGCCCGCGGGGTTCCGCGTGCAGGTCAGCCGGTACCAGCGTCGGCGGTCCACCGCCTCGTCGAGCCGGGCGACCAGGGCCCCCTCCTCCCCGGCGACCCGGCACGAGCCCACCCCGTGGTCGACCTGCAGCTTGTACTGAGCGCTGTCGGCGTAGAGCCCGCGCTGCACCAGGTTGTCCCCGTCGTCGGTGCTGAGACCGTCCGAGGTCTTGTCCAGGCGGAAGTCGGCGCCGACGGTGAACGCGGCGTCCCCCGGCGAGAGCGGGTCGGCCTCGCCGCGCGGGACCCGGACCACGAGCCCGGCCGAGCGGGGTGCTGCCGCGGCGAGGCCCGGGAGCCGCGCCGAGTCCCCGGTGAGTCCCGGGCCGCGCCTGACGCGTCCGCCCGCCGCGGTCACCACCGCGACGTCGACCTGCGCGGTGCCGGTGCTCGCGGTGGTCGCCATGATGCTGCCGACCGGCCCCGGCCAGTCGTCGAAGCGCAGCTCGAGCACCGTCACGGCGTCCGGGTCGTGCGGGGTCAGGCCCTCCGCCTGCGTGCTCCGGGCCAGCGGGTCGGGGACGCCGGCCGGTGCTGCACACCCCGACAGCAGGGCCAGCGGGAGGAGCGCGGCCAGGGCCCGCACGCGGTCGGGGCCGGGAACCGGTGGCATCGCACGCTCCTCACCCTGTGGCATGCACGACGGAGAACATCAGGGTCCGGGTGACCGCAGGGTCGCTGGTGGCGACGTCGCCGCCCGGGTCGCCGGGTGCCACCGCGGCCCCCAGGTCGCCGCCGATCCCGGTCAGTCGCCCGCCTCCCGCGCCGGCGGCGCTGGTGCGGACCTCGAGCTGCGGGGGTGCGGTCCAGGTGACGGCTCCGGAGCGCTTGGCGACCCAGTGCCGCGACACCCAGCCACCACCCGGGGGCACAGTGACCGCCGGTGCCGTGTGCTGCGTGGCGGAACCCGACTGCACGCTGATCGCGTGGTCGACCACGCGGCTCTCACCCCCCGAGGACCGGTAGGCCTCCAGGGTGAAGACGTCCTTGGCGTAGCCGGAGGTCGGCACGGTGAGCGTGGATCCCGCGTCGGCGGCCGTCGCGGTGCGCGTCCAGCTGCGGCCCTGGATGCCGGTGCCGACCACCGAGTCGAGGACCGTCCACCCGGCGGGGTCGCTGATCGTGACCGCGGTGTTGTTCAGCGTCAGGTAGGCCACCAGCGTGTCGCCGGGACGGACCGCGCCGGGCACGGTGAGCCGGTGCCGGTCGGTGTTGCCGGCCGAGGAGTCGGCCGCCACGAAGGTGATCCCCCCGGTGGTCGGCGGCTGCACCGTCACCTGGCGCGAGGTGCTGGCGGTGCCGCCGGCGCTGGAGGTGACCGTGAGGGTCACGGTGTACGTGCCCGCTGCGGCGTACGGGTGGCTCGGCGTCGGTCCGGACCCGCTGGCCCCGTCGCCGAACTGCCACAGGTAGGTGGGGGTGCCGCCCGGCGTGGTGGAGGCGGTCCCGTCGAAGGTGCAGGTCTGACCGGTGCACGACTCGGAGAAGGACGCGGTCGGCGTCACCGGGTCGGGCGAGCCCTCGGGGCCCACGAAGAGCGTGCGCGCCGCCCAGTCGGTGCCGTCCACGCCCGGCCCGGAGACCACCTGCTCGGTGCCCGGGACCGGAGCGCCGGACTGCGCCCCCTGGCTCCAGGCGGCCCGGTGCAGGTCGCCGTCGGTCGTGGCCCAGAACAGGTGGGAGTCGGTGACGAACATGCCACGGGCGCCGCTGAGGTCCAGGCCGGTGGCGACCTGCAGGCGCTGGGCACCCACCACGCCGCTGCTCGGGGTGAAGTAGCGGTAGTACAACCGCGGGTCGCCGGCCCGGGTGAAGTAGAGCCGGCCCCCGTCCAGGAACATGCCGGTGCTGGCCGCCACGTCGTCGTGCCAGGCCGCGAGGGCGACGATCCGGTCGGCGGTGTCGACCGGGCTCGCCGGACCGTAGGTCGTACCGGTGAAGCGCCGGCTCGTCAGCGCGCCGTCGTCGGTCGCGGTGTAGAGCGTCTCGCCGACCATGAAGGCGCCGCGGACCCGGTCCCAGTCGATGCCGCCGGCCGGTGCCGTGCCGGTCGCCCCGGCGGTGCTCCCGTCGAAGGAGCGCCGCTGCAGGCCGCCGGTCGTGGGGGTGGGTGCCGGGAGGTCGGTCCGCAGGATCTCGATGCCGTTCACGAGCGGGTTCTCCACCACGTGCGCCAGGTCGATGTCCACGGTGCCGTCGCTGGTGATCGTGAACTCCTCCACGGTGCCGACGTCATGACCGGCCGCGACCACGATGTCGTAGTCGTCGAGGACCGTCGTGCCGTCGATCGCCACGTCGAAGACGCGCTGCCCGGGCTGGCTCGTGCCGCTGTAGCGGTTGGCGAAGTACAGGCGGACCTCCAGCGGCGTGCCTGCCGGCACCGGGAAGTCCCACTCCTGCTCCGGGACCGGCGAGGGGTCCCACAGCTCCGTGGCGAACACGGCGCGGGGAGTCCCCGCGGGCACGGCGGGGGTCACGGCCGGGATCGCGCCGTACCCCGCCGAGTTCTGACCCGAGGAGTGGTACGGCGACGGGTCGGTCGTGGTGTCGGCGTCCCACGCCGGGCCGCTGCCCGGCACCAGGGACGGGCCCCCGGCGTTGACCCGGTAGAGGACGCGGGGATCGGGGCTGGTCCCCGCCGAGCCGCCGA
This genomic window from Nocardioides marinus contains:
- a CDS encoding UDP-N-acetylglucosamine--LPS N-acetylglucosamine transferase; translation: MKVLLVCSSGGHLAQLMALRPWWSQHQRHWVTFDTADAVSKLDGESVSWAHHPTTRNVKNLVLNTGLAVRTMARERPDVVVTTGAAVAVPFVWLHRPFGAASVYLEVFDRIETRTLTGRLCRPATDLFLVQWPEQQSLVRGSVLLGGVW
- a CDS encoding glycosyltransferase — translated: MTGPLVAVLVGTDHHDFSRLVGWVHDLATRPVRHGLEGASWTLQHGATPVVGPFPPAVRAVELLGIHELEDLLSRAAAVVTHGGPGLIMEARALGHLPLVVPRDPRLGEHVDDHQQRFARRAAEAGLVQAVGSVEELAVGLRRRLRRPVDAAGARPAMAGAGGAGSEAGAGAVARFGQLMDELVRPR
- a CDS encoding exopolysaccharide biosynthesis polyprenyl glycosylphosphotransferase, which encodes MATLLGEIARPTSAGTVPATPRLRPDRLLPWGDGLAGAVAGGVGLGQTPLGPWPVAAVAIAVGWTLLLAWFRAYDRVSMALPAVRHAVPQAGLALVGLPLLPAALLGARVNAPVLLGMAAWCAASAVLLRLPARRHPARLVVAGHHDGVRRTMHALERDPRVQVVGACVAGARGDRGLPVPTDVGFERLPELARRLDADGVVVLPCRHLDAPRLRRLGWTLEQEGVHLLLSPGLVDVTRGRGHLREYGDLGLLHVRHPDLVGPRRVVKEVGERALAATALLVASPLLVCLALLVRLDTPGPAFFTQERVGRHGRVFRMIKLRSMVPDASHRLAMLLEDNEADGELFKIRADPRVTRLGRWLRRTSLDELPQLVNVVLGDMALVGPRPPLPHEVAGYDGDARRRLVVKPGLTGLWQVSGRSDLSWSDTVRLDLRYVDNWSLGLDAAILARTLRAVATGRGAY
- a CDS encoding LuxR C-terminal-related transcriptional regulator produces the protein MTTGPAGRGQTPGLRPPRVRLVLVSDQPLVGDAVRVALESRDFLVQAMLWPRSRLDAAARRQVMAHRPMAGLVVGDLDDPRRRTQAAGLVSALPMPWLLLVNDPQDVAWGELVAAGLQAVVPTTIPLEQLVHTLHALMARRLVMSRADRERRIREWRADDAARLAEEQRMRRLSPREHSVLALLYDGLTVRAIADLTGVSEGTVRSQVKAVLRKLEVSSQLAAVAAYRRSLPVGRGGPVERRPQ
- a CDS encoding PKD domain-containing protein produces the protein MRARPALLVIAALATAVATWTATPVASADTPGGELVAERPAPGTPHVLDGRVYSVVQVGDTIVLGGSFTRARNDSGDTAVVTRNGLLAFSASTGKIDPAFRPNPNGTVRTVLPAPDGSTVYVGGAYTSIAGASRQRLARIRVSDGGLVTGFNPGAITGQVRDLELADGRLWVGGAFTHVGGRGQTALTTVDPTTGAPQGYMSLPLAGYHNEGATQVLQMDLAPDGSRLAAVGNFDTLAGVRNHQFLMLDLTGPSAAPGPWRTDFYTDPCASVFDSYMRDVDFSPDGRYLVVSTTGAYGGPSTACDTVARFETASTGADVRPSWIDHTGGDTTYAVEATDAAVYVGGHQRWWNNPFAGDRPGPGAVSREGIAALDPSNGLPLDWDPTRDKGVGVFDYLLTARGLWVASDTDRIGDYQYRGRIALLPSGGSSYPAVRTPRLPADVYLGGSAGTSPDPRVLYRVNAGGPSLVPGSGPAWDADTTTDPSPYHSSGQNSAGYGAIPAVTPAVPAGTPRAVFATELWDPSPVPEQEWDFPVPAGTPLEVRLYFANRYSGTSQPGQRVFDVAIDGTTVLDDYDIVVAAGHDVGTVEEFTITSDGTVDIDLAHVVENPLVNGIEILRTDLPAPTPTTGGLQRRSFDGSTAGATGTAPAGGIDWDRVRGAFMVGETLYTATDDGALTSRRFTGTTYGPASPVDTADRIVALAAWHDDVAASTGMFLDGGRLYFTRAGDPRLYYRYFTPSSGVVGAQRLQVATGLDLSGARGMFVTDSHLFWATTDGDLHRAAWSQGAQSGAPVPGTEQVVSGPGVDGTDWAARTLFVGPEGSPDPVTPTASFSESCTGQTCTFDGTASTTPGGTPTYLWQFGDGASGSGPTPSHPYAAAGTYTVTLTVTSSAGGTASTSRQVTVQPPTTGGITFVAADSSAGNTDRHRLTVPGAVRPGDTLVAYLTLNNTAVTISDPAGWTVLDSVVGTGIQGRSWTRTATAADAGSTLTVPTSGYAKDVFTLEAYRSSGGESRVVDHAISVQSGSATQHTAPAVTVPPGGGWVSRHWVAKRSGAVTWTAPPQLEVRTSAAGAGGGRLTGIGGDLGAAVAPGDPGGDVATSDPAVTRTLMFSVVHATG